The following coding sequences lie in one Apium graveolens cultivar Ventura chromosome 3, ASM990537v1, whole genome shotgun sequence genomic window:
- the LOC141714990 gene encoding uncharacterized protein LOC141714990, protein MLTWAVELGQFDLEYMPHTTIKGQALADFLLEFDSEIDDKALVALHHPHPEEVVDLLQKEEPPHPWWILHVDGAVNNGEAGAGIVFVSPEGHHLMSAIHFKFYATNNDAEYEALINGLKIIQEMGVQNLIAKSDLELVVNQVNGGFQARGPRTKLYLRCTKQMIGKFKEVRLECVPREKNSNADALAKMGCQQEAVLLGSILLEIQEIPSIPEVEVMQVDEAPKETWMTSILAYIHKGTLPKDKFKARRFRYQAAKYVVYDEVLYKRGFNQPLLRCVDKKREITS, encoded by the coding sequence ATGTTAACGTGGGCTGTGGAATTGGGGCAGTTTGACTTGGAATACATGCCCCACACAACGATCAAAGGGCAAGCTCTAGCTGATTTTCTCTTGGAGTTTGATTCTGAAATTGATGATAAGGCTCTGGTAGCATTGCATCATCCCCATCCTGAAGAAGTGGTGGACTTATTGCAGAAAGAAGAGCCTCCACACCCATGGTGGATTTTGCATGTGGATGGAGCAGTTAACAATGGAGAAGCAGGTGCAGGTATAGTGTTTGTATCTCCGGAAGGCCATCATCTGATGAGCGCAATCCATTTTAAGTTCTATGCTACGAACAATGACGCGGAATATGAAGCATTGATTAATGGCTTGAAGATTATTCAGGAGATGGGAGTGCAGAATCTAATTGCGAAAAGTGATTTAGAATTGGTGGTAAACCAAGTAAATGggggatttcaagctcgaggaccGCGAACAAAATTGTACTTGAGGTGCACAAAGCAGATGATTGGAAAGTTCAAGGAGGTTAGACTGGAATGTGTACCACGAGAAAAGAATAGCAACGCGGATGCTCTGGCAAAAATGGGGTGTCAACAAGAAGCCGTGTTATTGGGATCTATACTCTTGGAAATCCAGGAgattcctagtatcccagagGTAGAGGTGATGCAAGTAgatgaggctcccaaggaaacatggatgacgtCTATCCTTGCCTACATTCACAAGGGAACACTCCCTAAGGATAAATTTAAAGCTCGACGTTTCCGCTACCAGGCTGCAAAGTATGTGGTGTATGATGAAGTTTTATATAAGAGAGGCTTCAATCAACCTCTGCTCAGATGTGTCGATAAGAAGAGGGAAATTACATCTTAA